One genomic segment of Nothobranchius furzeri strain GRZ-AD chromosome 10, NfurGRZ-RIMD1, whole genome shotgun sequence includes these proteins:
- the LOC129152392 gene encoding putative uncharacterized protein BRD3OS yields MSDCDPAVVSEPGPTGHPASHTRAPLAAKALSESYSRLRYQDTSLLVWQQQQLELQMAPPPTYLTRSQSAWYSSYGNQSVLIRDKRSLQGVEGQSRICSIM; encoded by the coding sequence ATGTCAGACTGTGATCCAGCTGTTGTATCAGAACCAGGTCCAACTGGTCATCCTGCCAGCCATACCAGGGccccgctggcagcgaaggccttgtCCGAGTCATACAGCCGGCTCCGGTACCAGGACACGTCCCTGCTGGTCTGGCAGCAGCAGCAACTGGAGCTGCAGATGGCGCCACCCCCCACCTACCTGACCCGGAGCCAGTCTGCCTGGTACAGCAGCTACGGTAACCAATCGGTTCTGATCCGGGACAAGAGGAGCCTGCAGGGTGTTGAGGGCCAGTCCAGGATCTGCAGCATCATGTGA
- the brd3b gene encoding bromodomain-containing protein 3b isoform X2, protein MSDAPEAAPASPAAITNPPPPEVSNPNKPGRKTNQLQYMQNVVVKTLWKHQFAWPFYQPVDAIKLCLWDYHKVIKNPMDMGTIKKRLENNYYWSASEAMQDFNTMFTNCYIYNKPTDDIVLMAQALEKIFLQKVAQMPQEEVALLPPAPKGKNKSKQPAATTVSQQAESSASPPASYPSPSPSQTPVISTTPTPVQATPPVSTPQPPPAMMPSAQPVVKKKGVKRKADTTTPTTSAISAGRADSPSAQDTKPAKLASSRREAAARPAKTRRETVEELVVGDVGGGVAAAGGRKAGKVGEQMKHCDAILKEMLSKKHAAYAWPFYKPVDAEALELHDYHDIIKHPMDLSTVRKKMDKGEYSDPQSFATDVRLMFSNCYKYNPPDHEVVAMARKLQDVFEMRFAKIPDEGLEVSDPSTTPLVSKSTASSDSSNNSSSDESSDSEEERATRLAELQEQLKAVHEQLAVLSQAPVSKPKKKKEKKDKEKKKDKDKDKGNKSKIEEEKKPKATPQQPKPANQKKAPARKANSTVTATRQPKKASKMSGSGSANGDDGEESSLPMSYDEKRQLSLDINRLPGEKLGRVVHIIQSREPSLRDSNPDEIEIDFETLKPSTLRELERYVKSCLQKKQRKLMQKAAGGGASGGGASRLSGSSSSSSDDSSSTGTSSSSDTD, encoded by the exons ATGTCGGACGCCCCAGAGGCTGCACCAGCCAGCCCCGCCGCCATCACCAACCCGCCCCCTCCTGAGGTGTCCAACCCAAACAAACCTGGCAG GAAGACCAACCAACTGCAGTACATGCAGAACGTGGTGGTGAAAACCCTGTGGAAGCACCAGTTTGCCTGGCCGTTCTACCAGCCGGTGGACGCCATCAAGCTCTGTTTGTGG GACTACCACAAGGTGATCAAGAACCCCATGGACATGGGAACCATCAAAAAGCGTTTGGAGAACAATTATTACTGGAGCGCCAGTGAAGCCATGCAGGACTTCAACACCATGTTCACCAACTGTTACATCTACAACAAG cctacAGATGACATCGTCCTCATGGCTCAGGCTCTAGAGAAGATCTTCTTGCAGAAAGTGGCCCAGATGCCTCAGGAGGAAGTGGCTCTGTTGCCTCCAGCTCCAAAAGGAAAGAACAAGAGCAAACAGCCGGCCGCCACCACAG TGAGTCAACAGGCGGAGTCTTCAGCCTCCCCTCCCGCCTCGTACCCCTCCCCCTCCCCGTCTCAGACACCTGTCATCTCCACCACACCCACACCTGTCCAAGCCACACCCCCTGTTTCTACTCCACAGCCACCACCAGCCATGATGCCATCTGCCCAGCCTGTCGTCAAG AAAAAGGGTGTGAAGAGGAAAGCTgacaccaccacccccaccacaTCCGCCATCTCTGCCGGTCGTGCCGACTCTCCATCTGCTCAAGACACCAAACCGGCCAAACTGGCATCATCTCGCCGCGAAGCCGCCGCACGCCCTGCTAAGACCCGCCGGGAGACAGTGGAAGAGTTGGTGGTCGGTGATGTTGGGGGCGGGGTTGCAGCGGCAGGCGGGAGGAAGGCCGGAAAGGTGGGCGAGCAGATGAAACATTGTGACGCCATCCTGAAGGAGATGCTGTCAAAGAAACACGCCGCCTACGCGTGGCCGTTCTACAAACCTGTGGACGCGGAGGCGCTGGAACTGCACGACTACCATGACATCATCAAACACCCCATGGACCTGAGCACTGTCCGG aaaaagatggataaaggagagTACTCCGACCCACAGAGCTTCGCCACCGATGTTCGGTTAATGTTCTCCAACTGCTACAAATACAACCCTCCAGACCATGAGGTGGTCGCCATGGCCCGCAAGCTGCAG GACGTGTTTGAGATGCGTTTTGCTAAAATCCCTGATGAGGGTCTAGAGGTGTCCGACCCATCTACCACTCCCTTGGTCAGTAAAAGCACCGCCTCCTCCGACAGCAGCAACAACTCCTCCTCTGATGAATCCTCCGACTCCGAGGAGGAGCGAGCCACGCGACTGGCCGAGCTACAGGAGCAG CTGAAGGCCGTGCATGAGCAGCTGGCCGTCCTGTCGCAGGCACCCGTCAGCAAgccaaagaagaagaaagagaagaaAGACAAGGAGAAAAAGAAAGACAAGGACAAGGACAAAGGAAACAAAAGCAAGATAGAAGAGGAGAAGAAGCCTAAGGCTACACCCCAACAGCCAAAACCAGCCAATCAGAAGAAGGCGCCAGCCAGGAAAGCCAACAGTACAGTAACAGCTACCAG GCAACCGAAGAAAGCCAGTAAAATGTCAGGCAGTGGTTCAGCCAACGGAGACGACGGCGAAGAGTCGTCCCTACCAATGTCGTACGACGAGAAGCGTCAGCTGAGTCTGGACATCAACCGGCTTCCGGGGGAGAAGCTGGGCCGCGTTGTACACATCATCCAGTCCAGAGAGCCATCGCTCCGAGACTCCAACCCCGATGAGATTGAGATTGACTTTGAGACGCTCAAACCCTCCACACTTCGAGAGCTGGAGCGCTACGTCAAGTCCTGCCTGCAGAAGAAGCAGAGGAAGCTAATGC AGAAAGCAGCAGGGGGCGGGGCCTCGGGAGGTGGCGCCAGTCGTTTGAGTGGGAGCTCCTCTTCCTCATCTGATGACAGCTCTTCGACAGGAACATCCTCTTCCTCCGACACagactga
- the brd3b gene encoding bromodomain-containing protein 3b isoform X1, which produces MSDAPEAAPASPAAITNPPPPEVSNPNKPGRKTNQLQYMQNVVVKTLWKHQFAWPFYQPVDAIKLCLWDYHKVIKNPMDMGTIKKRLENNYYWSASEAMQDFNTMFTNCYIYNKPTDDIVLMAQALEKIFLQKVAQMPQEEVALLPPAPKGKNKSKQPAATTVSQQAESSASPPASYPSPSPSQTPVISTTPTPVQATPPVSTPQPPPAMMPSAQPVVKKKGVKRKADTTTPTTSAISAGRADSPSAQDTKPAKLASSRREAAARPAKTRRETVEELVVGDVGGGVAAAGGRKAGKVGEQMKHCDAILKEMLSKKHAAYAWPFYKPVDAEALELHDYHDIIKHPMDLSTVRKKMDKGEYSDPQSFATDVRLMFSNCYKYNPPDHEVVAMARKLQDVFEMRFAKIPDEGLEVSDPSTTPLVSKSTASSDSSNNSSSDESSDSEEERATRLAELQEQVGAADQSQLKAVHEQLAVLSQAPVSKPKKKKEKKDKEKKKDKDKDKGNKSKIEEEKKPKATPQQPKPANQKKAPARKANSTVTATRQPKKASKMSGSGSANGDDGEESSLPMSYDEKRQLSLDINRLPGEKLGRVVHIIQSREPSLRDSNPDEIEIDFETLKPSTLRELERYVKSCLQKKQRKLMQKAAGGGASGGGASRLSGSSSSSSDDSSSTGTSSSSDTD; this is translated from the exons ATGTCGGACGCCCCAGAGGCTGCACCAGCCAGCCCCGCCGCCATCACCAACCCGCCCCCTCCTGAGGTGTCCAACCCAAACAAACCTGGCAG GAAGACCAACCAACTGCAGTACATGCAGAACGTGGTGGTGAAAACCCTGTGGAAGCACCAGTTTGCCTGGCCGTTCTACCAGCCGGTGGACGCCATCAAGCTCTGTTTGTGG GACTACCACAAGGTGATCAAGAACCCCATGGACATGGGAACCATCAAAAAGCGTTTGGAGAACAATTATTACTGGAGCGCCAGTGAAGCCATGCAGGACTTCAACACCATGTTCACCAACTGTTACATCTACAACAAG cctacAGATGACATCGTCCTCATGGCTCAGGCTCTAGAGAAGATCTTCTTGCAGAAAGTGGCCCAGATGCCTCAGGAGGAAGTGGCTCTGTTGCCTCCAGCTCCAAAAGGAAAGAACAAGAGCAAACAGCCGGCCGCCACCACAG TGAGTCAACAGGCGGAGTCTTCAGCCTCCCCTCCCGCCTCGTACCCCTCCCCCTCCCCGTCTCAGACACCTGTCATCTCCACCACACCCACACCTGTCCAAGCCACACCCCCTGTTTCTACTCCACAGCCACCACCAGCCATGATGCCATCTGCCCAGCCTGTCGTCAAG AAAAAGGGTGTGAAGAGGAAAGCTgacaccaccacccccaccacaTCCGCCATCTCTGCCGGTCGTGCCGACTCTCCATCTGCTCAAGACACCAAACCGGCCAAACTGGCATCATCTCGCCGCGAAGCCGCCGCACGCCCTGCTAAGACCCGCCGGGAGACAGTGGAAGAGTTGGTGGTCGGTGATGTTGGGGGCGGGGTTGCAGCGGCAGGCGGGAGGAAGGCCGGAAAGGTGGGCGAGCAGATGAAACATTGTGACGCCATCCTGAAGGAGATGCTGTCAAAGAAACACGCCGCCTACGCGTGGCCGTTCTACAAACCTGTGGACGCGGAGGCGCTGGAACTGCACGACTACCATGACATCATCAAACACCCCATGGACCTGAGCACTGTCCGG aaaaagatggataaaggagagTACTCCGACCCACAGAGCTTCGCCACCGATGTTCGGTTAATGTTCTCCAACTGCTACAAATACAACCCTCCAGACCATGAGGTGGTCGCCATGGCCCGCAAGCTGCAG GACGTGTTTGAGATGCGTTTTGCTAAAATCCCTGATGAGGGTCTAGAGGTGTCCGACCCATCTACCACTCCCTTGGTCAGTAAAAGCACCGCCTCCTCCGACAGCAGCAACAACTCCTCCTCTGATGAATCCTCCGACTCCGAGGAGGAGCGAGCCACGCGACTGGCCGAGCTACAGGAGCAGGTTGGTGCTGCCGACCAATCACAG CTGAAGGCCGTGCATGAGCAGCTGGCCGTCCTGTCGCAGGCACCCGTCAGCAAgccaaagaagaagaaagagaagaaAGACAAGGAGAAAAAGAAAGACAAGGACAAGGACAAAGGAAACAAAAGCAAGATAGAAGAGGAGAAGAAGCCTAAGGCTACACCCCAACAGCCAAAACCAGCCAATCAGAAGAAGGCGCCAGCCAGGAAAGCCAACAGTACAGTAACAGCTACCAG GCAACCGAAGAAAGCCAGTAAAATGTCAGGCAGTGGTTCAGCCAACGGAGACGACGGCGAAGAGTCGTCCCTACCAATGTCGTACGACGAGAAGCGTCAGCTGAGTCTGGACATCAACCGGCTTCCGGGGGAGAAGCTGGGCCGCGTTGTACACATCATCCAGTCCAGAGAGCCATCGCTCCGAGACTCCAACCCCGATGAGATTGAGATTGACTTTGAGACGCTCAAACCCTCCACACTTCGAGAGCTGGAGCGCTACGTCAAGTCCTGCCTGCAGAAGAAGCAGAGGAAGCTAATGC AGAAAGCAGCAGGGGGCGGGGCCTCGGGAGGTGGCGCCAGTCGTTTGAGTGGGAGCTCCTCTTCCTCATCTGATGACAGCTCTTCGACAGGAACATCCTCTTCCTCCGACACagactga
- the LOC107386173 gene encoding nucleus accumbens-associated protein 2 translates to MMSEGLLQVEIPDFGSSVLGSLNEQRLRGHYCDVSILVQGQAFKAHRAVLAASSLYFRDLFSSASDSSSSSSSQAVFELPSSVTPTCFQQILSFCYTGRLSMAASDQLVLMYTAGYLQIQNIVERGMELMMMKASSSSPLCCDSQTNSADELVEFDPSTVQDRQQNGASQLQEASPDQPSLSPEELLLVVSRIKQERADTPPAEENGGGGEESRVDMVGELQTSRTSALCFLTTGGGLVPGLQSYLLTGGRSSPGGTSLPTDSPPSHPPTEEELEEEYSNAVHPGLYQHLYGHHGNPYIQEKLELLPLPLANERRPCVLVGRDNMALPASLISQIGYRCHPSLYTEGDPGEKVELVAGSGVFMTRGQLMNCHLCAGVKHKVLLRRLLATFFDRNTLANSCGTGIRSSTNDPSRKPLDNRVLNTVKLYCQNFAPNFKESEMNVIAADMCTNARRVRKRWLPKIQSLLPDGLPTSSSSHPRKGKRGGGAGAGSIGGERAGGSPFELDLRHLSSSYLGLEAPLFAERHEREAAGGQEQDKEAPSTVLPHLQFASSRGGSGGQGEELLMGGEADREGTLQMEQPSDPSLSLSSSSSSAASPSHPSPQPAELAPPHRGLVDTDTRGADPLEDSQ, encoded by the exons ATGATGTCAGAGGGACTTCTGCAGGTGGAAATTCCAGACTTTGGCAGCAGCGTGCTGGGAAGCCTGAATGAGCAGCGGCTGCGTGGACATTATTGTGATGTCTCCATCCTGGTTCAGGGTCAGGCCTTCAAGGCCCACCGGGCCGTCTTGGCTGCCTCCTCGCTCTACTTCAGAGACCTGTTCAGCTCTGCGTCTGACTCTTCCTCATCTTCCTCCTCCCAGGCTGTGTTTGAGTTGCCGTCCTCCGTGACACCAACATGTTTCCAGCAGATTCTGTCGTTCTGCTACACCGGGCGCCTCAGCATGGCAGCCAGCGACCAGCTAGTGCTCATGTACACCGCAGGCTACCTCCAAATTCAAAACATTGTGGAACGAGGCATGGAGCTGATGATGATGAAGGCCTCTTCCTCCTCTCCACTATGCTGCGATTCTCAG ACAAACTCTGCTGATGAGCTGGTGGAGTTTGACCCCTCAACCGTCCAGGACAGGCAGCAGAATGGTGCCTCCCAGCTGCAGGAAGCTAGCCCGGATCAGCCGTCCCTGAGTCCAGAGGAGCTGCTGCTGGTTGTCAGCAGGATCAAGCAGGAAAGGGCGGACACTCCCCCAGCCGAGGAGAacggaggaggaggggaggagtCTAG AGTGGACATGGTTGGAGAGCTGCAGACTTCCAGGACCAGCGCTCTGTGCTTCCTGACTACAGGTGGAGGTTTGGTCCCTGGACTACAGTCCTACTTGTTGACAGGAGGGCGCTCTAGTCCAGGAGGGACCAGCCTCCCCACAGACTCCCCTCCCTCCCACCCCCCCACtgaggaggagctggaggaggaatATAGTAACGCAGTCCACCCAGGACTGTACCAACACCTCTACGGTCACCATGGAAACCCCTACA TTCAAGAGAAGCTGGAGCTTCTGCCCCTCCCATTGGCTAACGAGCGACGCCCCTGCGTGCTGGTTGGTCGCGACAACATGGCTCTGCCTGCCAGTCTGATCAGTCAGATTGGGTATCGCTGCCACCCTTCGCTCTACACAGAGGGAGATCCTGGAGAAAAGGTGGAGCTTGTGGCAG GTTCAGGTGTTTTCATGACAAGAGGTCAGCTGATGAACTGTCACCTGTGTGCCGGAGTCAAACACAAGGTGCTGCTCAGGAGGCTGCTGGCCACCTTCTTTGACAG AAACACTCTGGCCAATAGCTGTGGAACAGGGATCCGCTCCTCCACCAATGATCCGAGTCGAAAACCTCTGGACAACCGCGTGTTAAACACAGTCAAac TCTACTGTCAGAACTTTGCTCCAAACTTTAAGGAGAGTGAGATGAACGTCATAGCGGCCGACATGTGCACCAATGCCCGGAGAGTTCGTAAACGTTGGCTCCCAAAGATCCAGTCTCTCCTTCCTGACGGCCTCCCCACCTCATCTTCATCACATCCTCGCAAGGGTAAGAGAGGAGGTGGAGCAGGAGCAGGGAGCATAGGAGGAGAGCGAGCTGGCGGAAGCCCTTTTGAGTTGGACCTAAGGCATCTCAGCTCCTCCTACCTCGGACTGGAGGCGCCGCTGTTTGCTGAGCGGCATGAGAGGGAGGCAGCAGGTGGGCAGGAGCAGGACAAGGAGGCCCCATCTACTGTCCTGCCCCACCTGCAATTTGCTAGCTCTCGTGGAGGGAGTGGGGGGCAGGGGGAGGAGCTGCTAATGGGAGGTGAGGcagacagagaaggaacgctacaGATGGAACAACCCTCAGACCCCTCCCTCTCCTTGTCCTCTTCCTCATCCTCTGCTGCCTCCCCTTCACACCCCTCCCCTCAGCCTGCTGAGCTTGCTCCCCCTCACAGGGGATTGGTTGACACAGACACAAGGGGGGCGGACCCTCTGGAAGACAGCCAGTGA